A single region of the Pyricularia oryzae 70-15 chromosome 4, whole genome shotgun sequence genome encodes:
- a CDS encoding polyamine transporter 2, with the protein MNEVDRELNRAEVDAMASPGSHNPQSPLNRRDSNEIERVISASSVSTASSISSVRRATGAAAAASRSRDATSLRSVATQQDLERHPTVLSRIHTARSQHTATVGRTRSDAGSTSRRSWFRRTTSKALPPFGAGKEYPPPLPDREEYVVEFDGPDDPMHAQNWPLRKKLVTAIILGYTTMTSSFASSIFSAATRALAAEFDVSTEVGILGVSFFVLGFAFGPTLWAPLSELKGRRLPLLISMFGFTIFSIATASGKDIQTILISRFFSGFFGACPLAVVAAVFSDMFGNRTRGIAITVFSMAVFTGPFLAPFIGGFIVESYLGWRWTMWLTSIMGAVALIFNVLFLEETYPPSILVAKASELRRLTLNWGIHAKQEEIEVDFVELVNKNFSRPMRLLFTEPIVLSLSIYMAFIYGLLYLFLTAYPLVFQGVYGFSGGIAGLAFFGMIIGQFLAGVVVLLQQPWFNRKLSANNGVAIPEWRLPSVIGGAFAFTAGIFWFGWTGYNKDIHWIVPTASGILTGFGLMSIFLQALNYLVDAYLNFAASAIAGNTFLRSLFGAAFPLFAGQMFNGMGINWASTLLGCIAAVMIPIPIIFYLYGHKLRARSKFAPTGSPIELQQHEQEEAARQSRVSLPTDAESKDPAPSNGLSTQPHVQGKNQSPV; encoded by the exons atGAACGAGGTCGACCGAGAGCTCAACCGGGCTGAGGTCGATGCCATGGCATCGCCCGGCTCACACAACCCTCAGAGCCCCCTGAACCGCCGTGATAGCAACGAGATAGAGCGTGTCATCTCAGCCTCGTCCGTCTCAACTGCTTCATCCATCTCATCTGTGCGCCGTGCCACGGGAGCGGCTGCGGCAGCATCAAGGTCACGAGATGCAACCAGTCTCCGGAGCGTGGCTACCCAGCAGGACTTGGAGAGGCACCCCACTGTGCTCAGCCGCATCCATACCGCGCGCAGTCAACATACCGCCACCGTCGGCCGGACTCGAAGCGATGCCGGCAGCACGAGCCGGAGGAGCTGGTTCAGGAGGACCACTTCCAAGGCCCTCCCTCCCTTTGGTGCCGGGAAGGAGTACCCGCCCCCTCTGCCCGACCGCGAGGAGTATGTCGTCGAGTTTGATGGGCCAGACGATCCCATGCACGCACAGAACTGGCCCTTGCGCAAGAAGCTTGTGACCGCCATAATCCTTGGTTACACTACCATGACATCCTCGTTTGCCTCGTCAATCTTCTCCGCTGCGACCCGGGCTCTTGCAGCCGAGTTTGACGTCTCCACCGAAGTCGGCATATTAGGAGTATCCTTTTTCGTGCTTGGTTTTGCCTTTGGCCCGACCCTCTGGGCACCCTTGTCCGAGCTCAAGGGCCGTCGGCTCCCGCTTTTGATTTCCATGTTTGGCTTTACCATATTCTCCATTGCAACCGCCAGTGGTAAAGACATCCAGACGATCCTGATTAGTCGGTTTTTCTCCGGCTTCTTTGGCGCCTGTCCGCtggccgtcgtcgccgctgTCTTCAGCGACATGTTTGGCAACCGCACCCGAGGAATAGCCATAACCGTCTTTAGCATGGCTGTTTTCACCGGACCCTTCCTGGCCCCCTTCATTGGCGGCTTTATTGTCGAATCCTACCTCGGCTGGCGGTGGACAATGTGGCTTACGTCCATCATGGGCGCAGTCGCTCTGATCTTCAACGTCTTGTTCCTCGAGGAGACATATCCTCCCTCCATTTTGGTGGCAAAGGCCTCCGAGCTTCGGAGACTGACGCTGAACTGGGGCATCCACGCAAAGCAGGAGGAGATTGAGGTTGACTTTGTCGAGCTTGTGAACAAGAACTTCTCGAGGCCCATGCGACTGCTATTTACAGAGCCCATCGTGCTGTCTCTCAGCATATACATGGCCTTTATTTATG GCCTTCTGTATCTCTTCCTCACAGCATACCCGCTCGTCTTCCAAGGCGTCTACGGCttctctggtggcatcgCTGGTCTTGCCTTCTTCGGAATGATCATCGGCCAGTTTCTCGCTGGGGTAGTCGTGCTTCTGCAGCAGCCGTGGTTCAACCGCAAACTTTCAGCCAACAACGGCGTCGCCATCCCTGAGTGGCGACTGCCATCCGTCATCGGCGGAGCCTTCGCCTTCACTGCAGGCATCTTCTGGTTCGGCTGGACGGGCTACAACAAGGACATCCACTGGATCGTCCCCACCGCTTCCGGAATCCTCACGGGCTTCGGCCTCATGTCCATCTTCCTCCAGGCTCTCAACTACCTCGTCGATGCCTACCTAAACTTTGCGGCCTCGGCCATCGCGGGCAACACGTTCTTGCGCAGTCTGTTCGGAGCCGCCTTTCCCCTCTTCGCCGGCCAGATGTTCAACGGCATGGGAATCAACTGGGCTAGCACCTTGCTCGGCTGCATTGCTGCCGTCATGATTCCCATCCCCATCATCTTTTACCTCTACGGACACAAGCTCCGCGCCCGCAGCAAGTTCGCCCCTACTGGCTCTCCCATCGAGCTTCAGCAGCATGAACAGGAGGAGGCGGCACGCCAGTCCAGGGTGTCACTACCTACTGATGCCGAGAGCAAGGATCCTGCCCCGAGCAATGGCCTCAGCACACAGCCTCATGTTCAGGGCAAGAACCAAAGCCCCGTTTAA